The DNA sequence CTGCAGGGTTTGCTGAAAAATTGCCTCAAATGGTAATGAAGTAAATATCAAAATTAATGGAGCAGAGGATTGAAGCAGAGTTAAGGATATATGGTACTTAAATACATCAGTTAATAATGGGGCTTCTAATGGGCTATTTCTGGTCAGTCGATAGGCCATGTGATTACAATATTGTCATGCACAATAAAGacatgtcatattcataactttaaactggACTTTGCTCAtatggaagcttctggaactgtgttttatttatttaaaatggacactgatgAACTGTTAAAATGGCTGCCAAGGGATCAGGTGACCTTTGCTCATTCAACACAGATTATCAAATTCTGGAAAGTTCTGAAATGAATAACCTTGGGTGGGGGCCTCCTGCTGTAATGGATATACCAAGATGAATGTTATCAGTGGAATTCACACTTGCCGATTTTTGATGTTTACTCAAAACACAGAGTCAATGGACTCTTGGACTCTTTGTCTCTAGGTTTGCAATTCAATAAAGGAAAGCTGGAGAGACCAGTTATCCACCAGTTAAATTGAAAGACCATCATCTATATCCTATTGTATATCAATGGCCTTTTAGCTTTAGGCCATTCTGGGTAGACATTGCCGTTGACCATATGACTGAAACAGGTGTCAGATGCTGAGATCCTTTATTATCCCAAGACCCAGAAGAGACCTGAGCAGATGGCAAAAGAACACCGACAAGACAACAGCTACAGACATTCAGCAACAAGCTTTGGAGAGTTTAAAATAAGGAAGGTGATGTATTCTCACAAACTTATCCCAATTTAATTCAACATCATTATTCAGCCATCTTTGTCTTTTAAGAACCATCAATTGTCAGCCATtctgagaaccagactctgaaactagctgcaagtcatcaagcagccaaagtacttaacctgttccagtttcaaaatTCACCTGAGAGCCAATCTCCTAGATATTTGACTATAAGAAACCTGacaacctgctgtgaacccttcACTTTACAAGATCCTcgcttcaactttaaatcattgaATCCATTCAAGAAGTCACAGGCCTGCCACATGGGAGGCCAGAAATCATAAATCAGATGTTGAATTAACCATAATCTGTAAAAGTACACTATCTTCATCTATATCCGATCTTTGTGTGTGCTTGCATGTGTGAGTCTGAATAATGATGTTGAATTAAGTTGGGATAAGTTTGTGAGAATACATCACCTTTATTTTAAACTCTCCAAAGCTtgttgctgaattatttaattggaatacacactcTTCCATTCAAAACATACTGGTTACGGGCAGTAAGAAATAAATACATTCTGTCTGTGACAGAATTGTCTTGCCATCGGAGATCCTACTTGATGGCCAATTGTTACATCATCTTTTAAGATGGGTTCTTTTAAACTGGACGCACCTAACCACCGTTGACTAACCGAATACTTCAAGACAGTGCAGTGGCAACCAAGGTAGGGGACCGAGATTAGGAATTCAAAGGTCTATGTCCAGTAGATTCAGATTCTCGCAATTCTTGCCCTTGTCCCGTCAACTATTTACATCTTTAGGAACAGTCGGTGGAAAGCTGCCCCAAATGGTAACGCCGGAAGCGTGCTGTTTCAGTATGTTGTCTACCTTGAAGTAGAGGTGTCTTATCCTGTGGGAGGAATGTCTATTATATGGACAAAAGACTGCGCGTAATGATGCTGACTTACGTCAGACGGAATGTCACTGGAGGAGAGCCCACGGTTCTGCTTGAACGACGGAGTTCAGCAATCATTTGAAACGACCATGGAATAACACCGAGACATGGGTGCTCAGAGCTTTACACTCGTACCAGGCTGCTAATAGTAACCGGGCACTCCATCGCACTGACTGCACATACAGGTAGGTACCTATAACAGTCTGGTTATAAACATTGCTCTCAGAGAGTTGAATATCTTTATTGATTTGGAGAGAGAAGAAATTTTTCAGAATCTTTAAAAAAACGAAATTGTAAGCCAGTTAAAGGCAACTGAGGGTATTTTTCAGATTAGGGATATTATAGAATCTTAgaaccttacagcacagaagggaccCAATTACGCTCTTTCCCCTTAATCGTGCAAATTTCATCCTTTCAAGTGTATGTGACAAAAGTGAACATTTACCACTTATTCTGACACTTAGAATTACAATAATAGCAACAGGGCTGTCACCTGTTTCTGAGGGAGACTGTACTGTGTACGAAGCATTAGCTGAAATCATGAAACCATAGCACTGGAAATTTATGTTTTTCATTCGTTATTTCCTTTCTGTTGGCCGAAGACTATACACCACTGGCAGTATAATGTGGTATATTCATTTAAATCATCTAAAGTATCATAGCTTTTGGAAGCGGTTGATAAAATAGATCGTCTTACAATGAACAAACGTATCTTTTGCACGGCTCTAACATTAAATACCAGTCGCAATTGgtaatttttattttacttttttaaTGTTCTCCATTTCCCTATTCCAATGTTGAATTATTATCTTGTATCCTCGCATTGAGTTATAGTGCGTGTGAGTGGACGTatgtttgaggtgtgtgtgtgtgtgtgtgtgatgtgcttTTCTTTTTACTCAAGCTTAATGTTAAGGACACTGGGGCACACACTATCTGAGTTGCTGTTGTTTTGCTGGGGATCTCTAACGTGGACAGTCAATCTCTAGTGAGGGCGACTAACCTGAACCTCTCTCCTTTCGCAGGTAAATGTGCTCCGATCAACAGGAGGGCAGGCCATCGAGCAGTTTTTTTTGGCCAAGAACTCAACTTATAACGAATGTGATGCCAGACTACTTAATTAACCTGACGGCGGAAGGTGCCGGGTCCCCCAGCCAGAGGTGCTCCCCCGCTACAAACGGTACCGGTTCCGGCTCTATGTGCAGCTGGTGTTGCTGCAGTCTGTTGAACAGGATACCGGTGATCGCCTTCATGGTCATCCTAACATGTGGGGTGGTTGTGGGCAACATCGTCACAGTGACAGTTTTCCTCAGGTCTAGGCAGTTCCGGACCCCTCAGGGCTATCTGAAAGTCTCCTTAGCCCTGGCTGACTTGATGGTGGGGCTCCTGGTGGTCCCTTTCTCCGTCTACACCGAGATCACCTTGATGATGAGCGGCACACTCCCAGTCTGGTACCAGGGCTATTCGGCTACGGGGGGCGGCCGGCCCTGGCAGCCCTGCAAATTGGTCGGCGTGGTGTTCGCTGGCTGCACCTTCGTGTCCATCAGCACCATCTTCTTGTTGACGGTGGAGCGGAGTGTGGCCATCCTGAAACCTCTTCACAAGGACTCAGTCATCACCCGGAGGAGAACGTTCCTCCTTATCTTCCTCTCCTGGGTTACTGGCTTCCTGCTGGCCACTGCCCCTCTACTTTTCAGCGACCGCTTTGTTCTGGAATATAACGAGTGCAGTCGGATGTGTAACTATGCCTTCGTGCCCCAGGCTTCCCTCCAGTCCAGCTGGAACATCCTGCTGCTCTTCCCTGCTTTCGACTTCATCATTCTGGGGAGTACCCTGGCGATCAACGTGTTGTCATTCAGCAGCATTCGCCGCTACTCCAAGAAGCGCAAGTTCCTGACCGAAGTGGAGAACTTCCTGGGCTCCCTGCGCCCCTCTTTTTCAGACATTAAAGCCGCCAAAACCATCGCTATCCTGACTTTAATTTTCACCGCATCCTTCAGCCCCGTCGCCGCCTTCGTGGTGGGCAATGTCATCGGTTATCGCTGGTGTAACTTCTCCTTCTTTGCTTTTTGGATCCTGGCTTCAAACAGCTGCTGTAATGTCATTATTTACAGTGTCAGGGACCGGAGATTCCGCAAGGGGCTGCACCAGTTATTCCACAAAACCCTGCATGCATTCCCAGAAAAAAACTGAGCTTTAAGGAACTTTGTTTTTCCTAGAGGGGACACATTACCTTTCTGACTGATAGTCTAGACCATCATATTGGTCCAATAAGAGCTAAAGTCTCACCTAGCTTTCAAAATGGCAGCATTTTTCACATCATGTAATATTGGGCACATCAGCCAAATACTATTACAAATAGGAATTTCAGAACATTTATCAACCTACAAACATTTTCTTATTGTGCATTTTATGATTTGTGTACATTTTCTACTTTGACACAGGTATCCAgtaccattttaaaaaaatgttaacaaGACTTATCAATCAACATCAATCACCGAGTACAATTATTTTGAAGTTTTTAATATGACTTTGTGTGGAATAGTCTTCTTCTTAAGCAGTCCCTTGGTCGGAGGATAACCGGCTTCCACTCTGGTTTGAAGGGTTCTGAGTTGGCTGACAAGTCCAATGTACGATCtgctgactctgccacatgtaggACAGGTAATGCTTGAAGCATTTGGCAGATGagattgtttggaggtttgtgcgccCTCTCCCACATCTCAACTTCGCCTCTGCATATTCCTGctgaagtctctcaatgtgttcagtACCTTCCCAAATaatccttctccattttggtaaCCCATGAGTCAGTGGAGATTGCTGCAAGGATGCTTTGAAGCATTTCCTCTGTCCTCCTTGGAGTCTCCTGCTGTGATTGAGTTCCATGTAGAACAATTGCtatgggagtctggtgtcaggcatatgaacaACATATATCATTGAGTCAAAAATATTAGTTGAATCCCACTGCACTAAAGTTTCAGTCTCAGCTTGTTCTGGGTGGAAG is a window from the Carcharodon carcharias isolate sCarCar2 chromosome 7, sCarCar2.pri, whole genome shotgun sequence genome containing:
- the LOC121280067 gene encoding adenosine receptor A3-like codes for the protein MCSWCCCSLLNRIPVIAFMVILTCGVVVGNIVTVTVFLRSRQFRTPQGYLKVSLALADLMVGLLVVPFSVYTEITLMMSGTLPVWYQGYSATGGGRPWQPCKLVGVVFAGCTFVSISTIFLLTVERSVAILKPLHKDSVITRRRTFLLIFLSWVTGFLLATAPLLFSDRFVLEYNECSRMCNYAFVPQASLQSSWNILLLFPAFDFIILGSTLAINVLSFSSIRRYSKKRKFLTEVENFLGSLRPSFSDIKAAKTIAILTLIFTASFSPVAAFVVGNVIGYRWCNFSFFAFWILASNSCCNVIIYSVRDRRFRKGLHQLFHKTLHAFPEKN